Proteins encoded within one genomic window of Glandiceps talaboti chromosome 3, keGlaTala1.1, whole genome shotgun sequence:
- the LOC144453920 gene encoding tubulin alpha-1A chain-like → MREVISIHVGQAGVQIGNACWELYCLEHGIQPDGQMPSDKTIGGGDDSFNTFFSETGAGKHVPRAVFVDLEPTVIDEVRTGTYRQLFHPEQLITGKEDAANNYARGHYTVGKELIDMVLDRIRKLADQCTGLQGFLIFHSFGGGTGSGFASLLMERLSVDYGKKSKLEFAVYPAPQISTAVVEPYNSILTTHTTLEHSDCAFMVDNEAIYDICRRNLDIERPTYTNLNRLIGQIVSSITASLRFDGALNVDITEFQTNLVPYPRIHFPLATYSPVISAEKAYHEQLSVAEITNGCFEPANQMVKCDPRHGKYMACCMLYRGDVVPKDVNAAIATIKTKRTIQFVDWCPTGFKVGINYQPPTVVPGGDLAKVQRAVCMLSNTTAIAEAWARLDHKFDLMYAKRAFVHWYVGEGMEEGEFSEAREDLAALEKDYEEVGVDSVEGEGEEEGEEY, encoded by the exons ATG CGTGAAGTTATCTCAATCCACGTTGGACAAGCCGGTGTACAGATCGGTAATGCTTGCTGGGAGTTGTACTGTCTGGAGCACGGTATTCAGCCTGATGGTCAGATGCCAAGTGACAAGAccattggtggtggtgatgactcCTTCAACACATTCTTCAGCGAGACTGGAGCTGGCAAACACGTCCCACGTGCTGTCTTCGTTGACTTGGAACCAACAGTAATTG ATGAGGTCCGTACCGGCACCTACCGCCAACTTTTCCATCCCGAACAGTTGATTACAGGTAAAGAAGACGCCGCCAATAATTATGCACGTGGTCACTACACCGTAGGGAAGGAACTAATCGACATGGTCCTAGACAGAATCAGAAAATTG GCCGACCAATGTACCGGTCTCCAAGGTTTCCTCATCTTCCACAGCTTTGGTGGCGGTACTGGTTCAGGCTTCGCTTCCCTGTTGATGGAACGTCTGTCGGTTGACTATGGTAAGAAGTCCAAACTGGAATTTGCTGTCTACCCAGCTCCTCAAATATCCACTGCTGTTGTCGAACCCTACAACTCTATCCTGACTACCCATACCACTTTGGAGCACTCTGACTGTGCTTTCATGGTTGACAACGAAGCCATCTACGACATATGTCGTCGTAACCTCGACATTGAACGTCCAACCTACACCAACTTGAACCGTCTCATTGGTCAAATCGTCTCCTCCATCACCGCATCTCTGCGTTTCGATGGTGCCCTCAACGTTGACATCACTGAGTTCCAGACCAACTTGGTGCCTTACCCACGTATCCACTTTCCTTTGGCTACATACTCCCCTGTTATATCAGCAGAGAAAGCCTACCATGAACAACTGTCTGTAGCAGAAATCACAAATGGTTGCTTTGAGCCAGCCAACCAGATGGTCAAATGTGATCCACGTCACGGCAAGTACATGGCCTGCTGTATGTTGTACCGTGGTGATGTTGTACCAAAAGATGTCAACGCTGCTATTGCCACCATCAAGACCAAACGTACCATCCAGTTCGTCGACTGGTGTCCAACCGGTTTCAAAGTCGGTATCAACTACCAACCACCAACCGTTGTACCAGGTGGTGACTTGGCTAAAGTACAACGTGCTGTTTGCATGTTGAGCAACACCACTGCTATTGCTGAGGCCTGGGCTCGTCTTGACCACAAGTTTGACTTGATGTACGCCAAGCGTGCTTTCGTCCATTGGTACGTCGGTGAAGGTATGGAGGAAGGTGAATTCTCTGAGGCTCGTGAAGATTTGGCAGCTTTGGAGAAAGATTACGAAGAAGTCGGTGTCGACTCCGTGGAAGGTGAAGGTGAAGAGGAAGGCGAAGAGTACTAA